From the Bremerella alba genome, one window contains:
- a CDS encoding CCA tRNA nucleotidyltransferase, translating into MNLEATRTFSIEVIQTLQSAGFQALWAGGCVRDLLLRKPSKDFDVATDATPDQVRDLFGFDRTLPIGASFGVITVQGGKRRGQVEVATFRTDLGYSDGRRPDEVRFSSAEEDAQRRDFTINGMFYDPIQEKILDYVGGQRDLKNRLVRSIGNPYKRFEEDKLRMLRAVRFSSTFAFDLELQTQHAIREYARHIHVVSAERIASEMRRMLTNDHRMIAVRMLRDLTLLHEIFPEADSTVGHALRWSETYHSLQRLTLSDFRIAMALLLRYPCQNSVLNGNPLKPIQPAERVCDRWKLTNDETKTIQWLLRHEYTIRHAEQVTWPKLQRLLIADSAPLLLGMGYAIQRARDYSTSGVEYAESRMSLPEEELNPLPLLSGSNLIQAGFKPGPQFQRVLEAVRDQQLEKRLHTTEEALAFARANWDLDHS; encoded by the coding sequence ATGAATCTCGAAGCAACCCGAACATTCTCAATCGAAGTCATCCAAACGCTTCAGTCGGCAGGGTTTCAGGCACTTTGGGCAGGGGGGTGCGTAAGAGACTTGCTACTGCGAAAGCCGTCGAAAGATTTTGATGTCGCCACCGACGCCACGCCGGATCAGGTCCGCGATCTTTTCGGTTTCGATCGAACACTGCCGATTGGGGCCTCTTTTGGGGTTATCACCGTGCAAGGGGGCAAGCGTCGAGGTCAGGTTGAGGTCGCCACTTTTCGGACCGATTTGGGGTATTCCGACGGTCGTCGGCCAGATGAAGTTCGCTTTAGTAGTGCCGAGGAAGATGCTCAGCGACGCGACTTTACGATCAACGGGATGTTCTATGATCCTATCCAAGAGAAGATTCTCGACTATGTCGGCGGACAACGCGACCTGAAGAATCGCCTAGTACGCAGTATCGGCAACCCATACAAGCGTTTCGAGGAAGACAAGCTGCGAATGCTCAGAGCTGTAAGGTTTAGCTCAACCTTTGCTTTTGATCTAGAACTGCAGACTCAGCATGCGATCCGCGAGTACGCCAGGCATATTCACGTCGTGAGCGCGGAGAGAATCGCTTCCGAGATGCGGCGAATGCTGACTAACGATCATCGCATGATCGCCGTGAGAATGTTGCGAGATCTGACTTTGCTGCACGAGATTTTTCCCGAAGCAGATTCAACCGTGGGCCATGCGCTGCGGTGGAGCGAGACCTATCATTCGCTTCAGCGTTTAACACTGAGTGACTTTCGAATCGCGATGGCGCTACTATTGAGATATCCCTGTCAAAATAGCGTGTTGAATGGCAACCCTCTCAAGCCAATTCAGCCAGCCGAAAGGGTGTGCGATCGCTGGAAGTTAACCAACGACGAGACAAAAACAATTCAATGGTTGCTACGGCACGAATATACTATTCGCCATGCAGAACAAGTTACTTGGCCAAAGCTTCAGCGGTTATTGATTGCTGACTCGGCACCGCTGTTGCTAGGCATGGGGTATGCCATTCAGCGAGCTCGTGATTACTCAACGTCCGGCGTAGAATATGCCGAATCTCGCATGAGCCTGCCAGAAGAAGAATTGAATCCCCTTCCTCTCCTCTCTGGCAGCAACTTAATTCAAGCTGGATTCAAGCCAGGTCCGCAGTTTCAAAGAGTGCTTGAAGCGGTTCGCGATCAGCAACTGGAGAAACGCCTGCACACCACCGAAGAGGCTTTGGCTTTCGCTAGGGCTAATTGGGATTTAGACCACAGCTAA
- a CDS encoding rhodanese-like domain-containing protein, producing MSEETSLPIETTCLDVQELTNQKADFVLLDCREQNEFDLVRIDGSTLIPMSEIQDRLSELEPHRQRHIVVHCHHGGRSMRVTQWLRQQGFPKVQNMAGGIHAWAQDIDPSMPTY from the coding sequence ATGTCTGAAGAAACCAGCCTACCTATCGAAACAACCTGCCTCGACGTTCAAGAACTGACAAACCAGAAGGCCGATTTCGTCTTGCTGGATTGCCGCGAACAGAATGAGTTCGACTTGGTCCGCATTGACGGTTCTACGCTCATTCCCATGAGCGAGATTCAGGATCGTCTAAGCGAATTAGAACCACACCGTCAGCGGCACATTGTCGTGCATTGTCATCACGGGGGACGTAGTATGCGAGTCACCCAGTGGCTGCGTCAACAAGGGTTCCCCAAGGTGCAGAATATGGCCGGCGGTATCCACGCTTGGGCTCAGGATATCGACCCAAGCATGCCCACCTACTAA